The DNA segment CTTGTAGCCGTACTTCGCCATGAGCTGGCCGGCCACCTCGTTCTTGTATCTCTCTTCCAGCAGCGTCATATCCTGGGAGCCTCCACCAAAGCTACTTGGCTTCGGTTGCAATGACCTCGCCGCACTTCTTGCACACCCGGACCTTCTCCCCGTTCTCCAGGACCTTCCACCGGATGCGCACGGGATCCGTGCACTTGTCGCAGATGAGCATGAGGTTCGACAGGTGGACGGGACCTTCCTTCTCGATGATGCCCCCCTGGGAGCCGGGACCGGGACGGGTGTGCCGCTTGATGATGTTGACCCCCTCCACGGTGGCGCGGCCCTTCTTGGTCAGGATGGAGAGGATCCGCCCGGCCTTTCCCTTGTCCTTGCCCGCGATGACCATCACGCGGTCGTTCTTCCTGAGGTATGTCTTGACCCGTTTCATCGGCTGCACCTGTCAGAGGACCTCGGGCGCCAACGAGATGATCTTCATGTAGCGCTTGGCCCTGAGCTCCCGGGCCACCGGTCCGAAGATCCGGGTCCCGACGGGCTCTCCGTACTGGTTGATGAGGACGGCGGCGTTCTCGTCGAAGCGGATGGAGGAGCCGTCACCCCGCTGGATCTCCTTCCGCGTCCGGACGATCACCGCCTTGGCCACGTCGCCCTTCTTCACCTTGGAATTGGGCAGCGCCTCCTTGACGGACACCACGATGACGTCGCCGATCCGGGCATAACGCCGGCCGGTCCCCCCGAGCACGCGGATGCAGAGCACCCGCTTGGCCCCGGAGTTGTCCGCCACGTTGAGCATGGATTCCTGCTGGATCATGCCGAGCTTCCCCTCGCCGCGCGCCGGATCAGACGGCGCGCTCCAGAATCTGTTTGACCCGCCAACGCTTGCGCCGGCTGACGGGGCGGTGTTCCTCGATCATGACGGTGTCACCGCTGCGGCAGTCGTTGGCGGGATCGTGGGCCATGTACTTCTTGTGCCGCAAGACGTATTTGCCGTAGATGGGATGCCGGAACCGGCGCCGGACCAGCACGACCACGCCCTTGTCCATCTTGTCGCTCGTCACCACCCCGACGAGCGTCCGCCTCTGTCCCTTCTCGCTGTTCATGCCTCACTCCCGGGCCCACCGGCCGACACGCCGCGGCGCCTCTCCTGCAGGATGGTCTTCACCCTGGCGATGGTCCGGCGCACGGACCGGATCCGCATGGGATTCTCGAGCTGGTGCGTCGCGGTCTGAAACCGGAGATTGAAGAGCTCCTGCCGCAATTCGGCCTCTCGGGCGGCGAGTTCCTCGAGGCTCAGCTCCCGAAGTTCCTTCGCGCTGGTCATAGCTGTTCACTCCTGGCCACGATCTTCGTGGGGATGGGCAATTTCTGCTGGGCCAGCCGCAGGGCCTCCCTGGCCAGGTCCTCGGAGACGCCTTCCATCTCGTAGAGGATGCGCCCGGGCTTGACCACCGCCACCCACTCCTCGACGCTGCCCTTCCCCTTGCCCATGCGGGTCTCCGCCGGCTTCTTGGAGACGGGCTTGTCGGGGAAGAAGCGGATCCAGATCTTGCCGCCGCGCCGCACGTGGCGGGTGATGGCGATACGGGCGGCCTCGATCTGCCGGGCGGTGATCCGCCCGCGCCCGAGGGCCTTGAGACCGTAGTCGCCGAAGGCCAGGGTGTTGCCACGATGGGCCACACCCCGGACGCGCCCCTTCTGTTGCTTGCGGTACTTGACCTTTTTTGGACTCAGCATGGGTGCCTCGCAGCATCAAGGCGTCGGGCGGGAGGAACTAGATCCCGAGCGCCGCCGCCTCCGCCTCCTTCTCCGGCAGGACCTCGCCCTTGAAGATCCAGACCTTCACCCCGATGACGCCGTAGGTGGTCTTGGCCTCGGCGAACCCGTAGTCGATGTCGGCCCGCAGGGTATGGAGCGGGACCCGTCCCTCCCGGTACCACTCGCGCCGGGACATCTCGGCGCCGCCGAGCCGGCCGGCGCAGGCGATCCGAACCCCCTGTGCGCCGAACTTCAGGGCCATGGAGACGGCCCGCTTCATGGCCCGGCGGAAGGCGATCCGCCGCACCAGCTGCCCCGCCACGTTCTCGGCCACCAGCTGGGCGTCCACCTCGGGCCGCCGGACCTCGACGATGTCGATGGCCACCGGCCGCTTCACCAGCTTCTCCACGCCCTTCTTGAGGGCCTCGATCTCGACCCCCTTCTTGCCGATCACGATCCCGGGCCGGGCCGTGTGGATCTTGAGGCGCAGCCGCTGCGCCGCCCGCTCGATCTCGATCTTGGAGATCCCCGCGTGGGCCACCTTCTCCTTCACGTAGGTCCGGACCAGGTGATCCTCGTACACGAGGTCGGCAACCCCCTTCTCAGCGAACCAGCGGGAATCCCAGGTCCGGATGACCTTGAGTCTCAGCCCCACGGGATTGACTTTCTGTCCCAAAACCCCCTCCTGCGCCCTTAGGCTTCGTCGAGAACCACGGTGATGTGGGACAGGCGATGGCGGATCCCATACGCCCGGCCCATGGCCCGGGGCCGCCAGCGCTTGAGCTGCGGACCCTGGTCCACGAGAATCTGCTTCACGTAGAGGGTATCCACGTCGATGCTCGGATTCTGGTCGGCGTTGGCCACGGCGGACTCGAGGACCTTCTTGATGAGCCGCGCGGCCTTCCGGGGCGTGAAAGACAAGGTGTAGATGGCCTCGGAGACCGGCTTGCCGCGGACCGTGTCGGCCACCAACCGGGCCTTCCGGGGGGACACCCTGAGATATCGAGCCACTGCCTTGGCTTCCATGGTCGCTCCCTACTTCCGTCCCACCTTGGACTTCTTCCCGGCGGCATGGCCGTAGAAAGTCCGGGTGGGCGAAAACTCCCCGAGCTTGTGACCGACCATGTTCTCGGTCACGAAGACCGGGATGAACTTGCGCCCGTTGTGCACCGCGAAGGTCATGCCCACCATCTCGGGCAGGATGGTGGAACGCCGGGACCACGTCTTGATGACCCGCCGGTCCTTGGTCTCGCGGGCCCTCTGCACCTTCTCCAGGAGGTGGGCGTCGACGAAGGGTCCTTTCTTGACTGATCTAGGCACGCTGGTGTCCTCCGCTTACTTCCGGCGGCGCCGCACAATGAAGCGGTCGCTGGGCTTCTTCTTCCGGGTCCGGTACCCCTTGGTCGGCATGCCCCACGGGCTGCAGGGATGGCGCCCGCCGGAGGACCGCCCCTCGCCGCCGCCCATGGGATGGTCCACGGGGTTCATGGCCACGCCGCGGACCCTGGGCCGGCGGCCAAGCCACCGCGAGCGTCCCGCCTTGCCCAGGGAGACGTTCTCGTGGTCGAGGTTGCCCACCTGCCCCACCGTGGCGCGGCAGGTGTCGAGGAACATGCGGACCTCGCCGCTGGGAAGGCGCAACTGCACGTAGCGCCCCTCCTTGGCCATCACCTGGGCGGAGGTGCCGGCCCCGCGGACGATCTGGCCGCCCTTGCCCGGCCGGAGTTCCACGTTGTGGACCAGGGTGCCGAGCGGCATACTCCGGAGCGGCATGGAGTTGCCGGGCTTGACGTCCACGGCCTCGCCGGAGACCACGGCATCGCCCACCTTGAGCCCGTGGGGGGCGAGGATGTAGCGCTTCTCCCCGTCCGCGTAATGGAGCAGGGCGATTCGAGACGACCGGTTGGGATCGTACTCGATGGCGGCCACCTTGGCGGGCACATCCAGCTTGTCGCGCCGGAAGTCGATGACGCGGTACTTGCGCTTGTGCCCCCCGCCCCGGCGCCGGGCGGTGACCCGGCCGTAGACGTTCCGGCCGCCGGACCGCTTGAGGGGGCGGACCAGGGACCGCTCCGGTTCCTTCCGGGTGAGATCGGGATCCACCAGGACGGTCATGTCACGTCGGCCCGGGGATACCGGCTTGTACTTTCTGACGGGCATCGGTCGCTCCTCTACACGCCTTCGAAGAAGTCGATGCGGTCGCCGGGCCGAAGGCGGACGATGGCCTTCTTGGTGGCGGAGCGCCGGCCGAAGTGCCGGCCCATCCGCTTGGGCTTCCCCTTGACGTTGACCATCCGGACGGACTGCACCTTCACATTGAACAGGGCCTCCACCGCCTGCCTGACCTGGATCTTGTTGGCGCGCCGATCCACCCGGAAGACCACCTGCTCCGAGGTCTCCTTGAGGAGCGTGGACTTCTCGGTGATCAGCGGGGCCTTGAGTATGTCGTGGTGGCCGCTCATGG comes from the Dissulfurirhabdus thermomarina genome and includes:
- the rplX gene encoding 50S ribosomal protein L24, with translation MKRVKTYLRKNDRVMVIAGKDKGKAGRILSILTKKGRATVEGVNIIKRHTRPGPGSQGGIIEKEGPVHLSNLMLICDKCTDPVRIRWKVLENGEKVRVCKKCGEVIATEAK
- the rplN gene encoding 50S ribosomal protein L14, coding for MIQQESMLNVADNSGAKRVLCIRVLGGTGRRYARIGDVIVVSVKEALPNSKVKKGDVAKAVIVRTRKEIQRGDGSSIRFDENAAVLINQYGEPVGTRIFGPVARELRAKRYMKIISLAPEVL
- the rpsQ gene encoding 30S ribosomal protein S17, translated to MNSEKGQRRTLVGVVTSDKMDKGVVVLVRRRFRHPIYGKYVLRHKKYMAHDPANDCRSGDTVMIEEHRPVSRRKRWRVKQILERAV
- the rpmC gene encoding 50S ribosomal protein L29, encoding MTSAKELRELSLEELAAREAELRQELFNLRFQTATHQLENPMRIRSVRRTIARVKTILQERRRGVSAGGPGSEA
- the rplP gene encoding 50S ribosomal protein L16; its protein translation is MLSPKKVKYRKQQKGRVRGVAHRGNTLAFGDYGLKALGRGRITARQIEAARIAITRHVRRGGKIWIRFFPDKPVSKKPAETRMGKGKGSVEEWVAVVKPGRILYEMEGVSEDLAREALRLAQQKLPIPTKIVARSEQL
- the rpsC gene encoding 30S ribosomal protein S3, yielding MGQKVNPVGLRLKVIRTWDSRWFAEKGVADLVYEDHLVRTYVKEKVAHAGISKIEIERAAQRLRLKIHTARPGIVIGKKGVEIEALKKGVEKLVKRPVAIDIVEVRRPEVDAQLVAENVAGQLVRRIAFRRAMKRAVSMALKFGAQGVRIACAGRLGGAEMSRREWYREGRVPLHTLRADIDYGFAEAKTTYGVIGVKVWIFKGEVLPEKEAEAAALGI
- the rplV gene encoding 50S ribosomal protein L22, producing MEAKAVARYLRVSPRKARLVADTVRGKPVSEAIYTLSFTPRKAARLIKKVLESAVANADQNPSIDVDTLYVKQILVDQGPQLKRWRPRAMGRAYGIRHRLSHITVVLDEA
- the rpsS gene encoding 30S ribosomal protein S19, whose amino-acid sequence is MPRSVKKGPFVDAHLLEKVQRARETKDRRVIKTWSRRSTILPEMVGMTFAVHNGRKFIPVFVTENMVGHKLGEFSPTRTFYGHAAGKKSKVGRK
- the rplB gene encoding 50S ribosomal protein L2, which translates into the protein MPVRKYKPVSPGRRDMTVLVDPDLTRKEPERSLVRPLKRSGGRNVYGRVTARRRGGGHKRKYRVIDFRRDKLDVPAKVAAIEYDPNRSSRIALLHYADGEKRYILAPHGLKVGDAVVSGEAVDVKPGNSMPLRSMPLGTLVHNVELRPGKGGQIVRGAGTSAQVMAKEGRYVQLRLPSGEVRMFLDTCRATVGQVGNLDHENVSLGKAGRSRWLGRRPRVRGVAMNPVDHPMGGGEGRSSGGRHPCSPWGMPTKGYRTRKKKPSDRFIVRRRRK
- a CDS encoding 50S ribosomal protein L23, whose amino-acid sequence is MSGHHDILKAPLITEKSTLLKETSEQVVFRVDRRANKIQVRQAVEALFNVKVQSVRMVNVKGKPKRMGRHFGRRSATKKAIVRLRPGDRIDFFEGV